The Misgurnus anguillicaudatus chromosome 21, ASM2758022v2, whole genome shotgun sequence genome includes a window with the following:
- the cct7 gene encoding T-complex protein 1 subunit eta, whose translation MMPTPVILLKEGTDTSQGVPQLVSNINACQVVAEAVRTTLGPRGMDKLVVDNRGKATISNDGATILKLLEVVHPAAKTLVDIARSQDAEVGDGTTSVTLLAAEFLKQLKPYVEEGLHPQTIIKAFRVATQLAVKKIKEIAVTIKKDDKEEQRKLLEKCAATALNSKLIAGQKDFFSKMVVDAVMMLDDLLPLKMIGVKKVQGGALEESQIVAGVAFKKTFSYAGFEMQPKRYVNPKIALLNIELELKAEKDNAEVRVNSVEDYQAIVDAEWNILYDKLEKIYKSGAKVVLSKLPIGDVATQFFADRDLFCAGRVVEEDLKRTMMACGGSIQTSVGALTDDVLGQCELFEEVQVGGERYNFFKGCPKAKTCTIILRGGAEQFMEETERSLHDAIMIVRRAIKNDSIVAGGGAIEMELSKYLRDYSRTIPGKQQLLIGAYAKALEIIPRQLCDNAGFDATNILNKLRAKHAQGGMWYGVDINNEDIADNYLACVWEPSIVRINALTAASEAACLILSVDETIKNPRSSVDAPSASAGRGRGRPRHAH comes from the exons ATGATG CCCACTCCAGTTATCCTCCTGAAGGAGGGCACAGACACCTCACAGGGTGTCCCACAACTTGTCAGCAACATCAATGCCTGTCAGGTTGTGGCAGAGGCCGTGCGGACCACTCTCGGTCCCCGTGGCATGGATAAACTTGTGGTGGACAACAGAG GCAAAGCCACTATTTCCAATGATGGAGCCACTATTCTGAAGCTTTTGGAAGTTGTGCACCCTGCAGCCAAGACTTTGGTAGACATTGCCAGGTCTCAAGATGCTGAG gTCGGTGATGGAACAACCTCTGTGACTCTGCTCGCCGCCGAGTTTCTGAAGCAGTTGAAACCATACGTGGAGGAAGGGCTTCACCCCCAGACCATCATCAAAGCGTTTCGCGTCGCCACCCAGCTCGCTGTCAAAAAGATCAAAGAAATTGCTGTTACGATCAAGAAGGATGACAAGGA GGAGCAGAGGAAGTTGTTGGAGAAGTGCGCTGCTACAGCTCTGAACTCAAAGCTGATTGCAGGGCAAAAGGATTTCTTCTCTAAGATGGTGGTGGATGCAGTTATGATGCTGGATGATCTGCTGCCTTTGAAGATGATCGGAGTAAAGAAGGTGCAGGGTGGAGCTCTGGAG GAATCTCAAATTGTGGCTGGAGTGGCATTTAAAAAGACCTTCTCTTATGCCGGCTTTGAGATGCAGCCCAAACGCTACGTGAACCCAAAGATTGCCCTGCTCAACATTGAACTGGAGTTGAAGGCAGAAAAGGACAATGCAGAAGTCCGTGTCAACTCTGTGG AGGACTATCAGGCCATTGTGGATGCCGAATGGAACATTCTGTATGATAAGCTGGAGAAGATCTACAAATCTGGGGCTAAAGTGGTGCTGTCCAAGCTGCCTATCGGAGATGTGGCCACACAGTTTTTCGCAGACAGAGATCTTTTCTGTGCAGGCCGTGTTGTAGAGGAAGACCTCAAGAGAACTATGATG GCCTGTGGAGGCTCTATTCAGACCAGTGTCGGCGCCCTGACCGATGATGTCCTTGGACAGTGTGAGCTTTTCGAAGAAGTGCAAGTTGGCGGAGAGAG ATATAACTTTTTCAAAGGTTGCCCGAAGGCAAAGACCTGCACCATCATCCTAAGGGGCGGAGCCGAGCAGTTCATGGAGGAGACGGAGCGCTCGCTGCATGATGCCATCATGATTGTACGCAGAGCTATAAAG AATGACTCCATTGTGGCTggaggtggcgctattgagatGGAGCTGTCAAAATATTTGAGGGATTATTCTAGAACAATTCCAGGGAAGCAACAGCTGCTTATCGGAGCATATGCCAAAGCCCTTGAAATTATTCCCAGACAGCTGTGCGACAACGCAGGCTTTGATGCCACcaatattttaaacaaactgAGGGCCAAGCATGCACAG GGTGGCATGTGGTACGGAGTGGACATAAATAATGAAGACATAGCAGATAACTACCTGGCGTGTGTATGGGAGCCCTCTATTGTGCGTATCAATGCCCTGACCGCTGCATCTGAGGCTGCGTGCCTCATCCTCTCAGTGGATGAGACCATCAAGAACCCTCGCTCCTCTGTTGACGCACCATCGGCATCTGCTGGCAGAGGGCGTGGTAGACCCCGACATGCCCATTAA